The genomic DNA GGATCCTAAAGTGTCCCGCCTAAGCTTCAATGCCTTCCCGATCATGGCGCTCAGCCTGTCCAACGACAAGGAGTCCCTTTCCAAGCTAACGAAAGAAGCAAAAGAGGACATTGTCCCTGCTTTCGAAGGGATCGACGGTGTATCATCCGTTCAAATTTCCGGACAGCAGGTGGAGGAAGCCCAGCTTGTGTTTAAAATGGACAAGCTCAAGCAGTTGGGGATGGACGAAGAAACAGTCAAGAACTTCATTAAAGGTTCCAACGTTTCTTATCCATTAGGGCTATTCACATTCAAGGATACGGAAAAATCCGTTGTGGTGGATGGGAAAGTCACTACGCTGGACGAATTAAAATCGATTGAAATCCCGGTTATTCCTTCATCATCAGCCGGAGGGATGGGGCAAGGTGCGAGCGGCATGCAGCAACCCGGCCAAACTGGAAGCATGCAGCAGCCGAAAGCAGGTGCCGGTTCTCAGCAAATGCCTTCCTCCACCAAAGGACAATCTTCAGCAGCAGCCGGAAACATGAAGATCCCTACCGTCAAACTGAAGGATATTGCAGATATTAAATTTGTTGGAAAAGCTGAATCCATTTCAAGAACAAATGGAAAAGAATCCATCGGAGTCCAGATCGTCAAGTCTTCCGATGCCAACACGGTGGACGTAGTAAATAAAGTAAAAGACCAAATCAAAGAATTGAAAAAGTCCCACGAAGGACTGGAAATCATCTCGACATTCGACCAAGGCAAGCCGATCGAAAAATCGGTCACCACGATGTTGAATAAAGCGATTTTCGGTGCGATATTTGCAGTCATCATCATTTTGTTGTTCCTGCGTGATATCAAAACGACGATCATTTCAATCATTTCGATTCCGCTTTCCCTGCTAATCGCAGTGTTATTGTTAAAGCAGATGGATATTACCCTGAATATCATGACATTAGGCGCGATGACTGTGGCGATCGGAAGGGTCATCGATGACTCGATCGTCGTCATCGAGAATATATACAGAAGGATGTCCCTAAAGGGAGAAACTTTAAAAGGTGGGACATTGATCCGAGAAGCGACGAAGGAAATGTTCAAACCGATCATGTCTTCGACGATTGTCACGATTGCCGTGTTCCTGCCGTTGGGACTTGTAAAAGGAATGATCGGGGAGCTATTCCTGCCATTTGCCCTGACGATTGTCTTCTCCTTATTGGCATCACTCCTCGTAGCGATTACGATCGTTCCGATGCTCGCCCACACGCTGTTTAAAAAGGGCGTGAAGAAAAAGCCGCATCGCGAGGATAAGCCGAGCAGACTGGCAAGAGGCTATAAGCGCATTCTTACATGGGCGTTGAACCATAAGATCATTACGTCTGTATTGGCTGTTCTGCTATTAGCGGGAAGTTTGGCTTTGGTGCCGGTAATCGGCGTCAGCTTCCTGTCTTCCGAGGAAGATAAAATGCTTGTTGCAACGTACAAGCCTGCACCTGGACAAACGTTGGATGATGTAGAAAAAATCGCTGAAAAAGCCCAGGAATATTTCGACGGCAGAAAGAATGTAAAAACGATCCAATATTCCGTCGGCGGCGAAAATCCAATGGATCCAAGCAGCTCCAATGGCGGGGAATTCTATGTGTCCT from Falsibacillus albus includes the following:
- a CDS encoding efflux RND transporter permease subunit, with protein sequence MNKIINFSLKNKFAVWLLTIIVTVAGLYSGLNMKLETIPNITTPIITVQTVYPGATPAEVADKVSKPIEQRLKGLNGVKVVSSTSYQNVSAIQIEYSYEKNMDDAENEAKEALTSVEFPDAVQDPKVSRLSFNAFPIMALSLSNDKESLSKLTKEAKEDIVPAFEGIDGVSSVQISGQQVEEAQLVFKMDKLKQLGMDEETVKNFIKGSNVSYPLGLFTFKDTEKSVVVDGKVTTLDELKSIEIPVIPSSSAGGMGQGASGMQQPGQTGSMQQPKAGAGSQQMPSSTKGQSSAAAGNMKIPTVKLKDIADIKFVGKAESISRTNGKESIGVQIVKSSDANTVDVVNKVKDQIKELKKSHEGLEIISTFDQGKPIEKSVTTMLNKAIFGAIFAVIIILLFLRDIKTTIISIISIPLSLLIAVLLLKQMDITLNIMTLGAMTVAIGRVIDDSIVVIENIYRRMSLKGETLKGGTLIREATKEMFKPIMSSTIVTIAVFLPLGLVKGMIGELFLPFALTIVFSLLASLLVAITIVPMLAHTLFKKGVKKKPHREDKPSRLARGYKRILTWALNHKIITSVLAVLLLAGSLALVPVIGVSFLSSEEDKMLVATYKPAPGQTLDDVEKIAEKAQEYFDGRKNVKTIQYSVGGENPMDPSSSNGGEFYVSYNDDTPNFEKEKEQVIKDLQGMTAKGEWAQQNFSSSGSSNEMKLYVYGDSLKEIEPIVNKIQKVMKDQKDFKNIDSSMSQSYDEYTLVADQQKLSKLGLTPAQVGMALSPQRSRPVITTIQKDGEDVNVYLSVDKEQYNNVDDLRNKKIQTPFGTEVAVKDVTKLKEGKTANTVTRRDGRVYVEVSAEPKGKDVSKASAKLQKEIDKIDLPSNMEISMGGVTEDIKESFTQLGLAMLAAIAIVYLILVITFGGGLAPFAILFSLPFSIIGGLVGLLISGETLSISAMIGALMLIGIVVTNAIVLIDRVIHKENEGLSTREAILEAGSTRLRPILMTALATIGALLPLALGLEGSGFISKGLGVTVIGGLASSTLLTLLIVPIVYELVSKMKRKKKTPIEE